TTTAATTTACCACCTGGGACTGTGCATTCTCCAGGTGAGGGGTGTCAGTTTATTGAGATTCAACAATCGAGTGATATCACCTATCGGATTTATGACTACGACCGCTTAGGTAAGGACGGTAAGCCGAGAGAATTGCATCTTGATAAAGGCATTGAATGTATCGACCTGAACTATCAGCCGGATACGGGCGATCCCAAGATTTTAGAAGAAAACGACCACTATAGCGAAGCTAAGATTGCTGACCAAAAATATTTTGAAGTCAACCGTGTCCAAGTGAAAGACAGCATCAAGGAAACAACGGATGGCGGCCCTGTTATCTTAATCTTTATTGAAGGTAGTGCCACCATCGAGGACGCTGGGAAAAATCTGGCTGTTGAACAGATTGAAACCGTTCTTATTCCTGCGTCACTAGATGAAGTAACCATTAAGGGAGATTGTACTTATCTGAAAGTAACTATCCCTGACGCATTAAAGGCATAATAAAAAATAAAAAGGAGAATACTAACAATGACTGCAAAATTACAACTCGCTTTAGATGATATTAGTTTAGAAAAAGGCTTAGAACTCGTAAAACAAGTGAAAGATTATATTGATATTGTTGAAATCGGGACCCCATTTATGATGGAGTACGGTATGGAAGCGGTTCGCCAAGTCAAAGCAGCTGTGCCTGAAGTTGAAGTCCTCTGCGATGCTAAGATTATGGATGCGGGTTACCTTGAAGCTAAGGAAACCTTTGATGCTGGGGCCGATTACGTGACTGTCTTAGGGGTAACAGACAACTTAACCATCAAAGACGTTGTTAAAGCGGCTAAAGAAGCCAATGCTAAAGTCATGGTCGATATGATTACCATTACCGATATTGCTAAACGGGTTGCTGAAGTAGAAGAATTAGGAGTCGATGTGGTTGCTGTTCACACGGGTGTTGACGCTCAAGCAGCGGGCCGTACCCCACTAGAAGACTTAGCAGAGATGAGTAAACACGTCGATAACACCGTTACTGCTGTTGCCGGTGGAATTAAAGTAGACACGGTTGCTGATTACATGCAATACAATCCTCAAATAATCATTGTCGGTGGAGGTATCCTACACGCCGATGACCCCGTTCAAGCAGCAAAAGAATTGAAAGAACAAATGGAGGCTTAATCATGAGTGCAAAAAATTATGTTAAAGAAATTTTAGAAGAATTACTACACAACGTTGCCTATGAAAATGATGATCAATTAAATGACCTGGTGGAAGCTATCCTAAAGGCCAACCATATCTTCTTAACCGGGGCTGGGCGGTCAGGAGTAGGCATTCGTGGCTTTGCTAACCGTTTGATGCACTTAGGTTTCTCTGTCAGTGTGATTGGAGAAATTACTAACCCCCACACCCATGAAGGAGACTTATTAATTGTTGGTTCTGGATCCGGTGAAACCGATAGCTTGGTATCCACTGCCAAGAAGGCGAAAAAGAATGGCGTTAAGATTGCGATTTTAACTATGGATGTGGAATCGACCATTGCTAAATTAGCCGATGTTGTGGTCTTACTTCCTGGGGTATCCCCTAAATTACAACATTCTGGAATGGATATTACTTCCATCCAACCCATGGGCTCAGCCTTTGAACAGTTACTCTTCTTAACTGGTGACGGGATCATCCTGGAATTAATGGATCGGACGGGTGAAACTTCAGATTCTATGTTTGCTCGTCATGCCGATTTAGAATAGTGAAGAAAAAGAAGGAGGATGACATGGAAAATCAAATCGATGCTATTGTTCCTCAAGCAATGATCTTATTAGACGAAGAAGTTGAAAATAGAGATGCAGCCATCCATCATCTGGTCAGCCAAGCCAAGGAAGCTAACTTAGTCAATGATGTGAAACAAATGGAAGAAGCGGTCTTAGCACGTGAAGCTGAGGTTTCGACTGCTGTAGGCTATCAAGTAGCTATTCCTCATGGTAAATCTGAGGCGGTCAACCGACCCTTTATCGGTTTTCTTCGTTTGAAGGATACCATGCTATGGAATGATAGTGATGAAGTGAAATTAATCTTCTTAATTGGCGTCCCTGAAAGTAATGTGGATAATATTCATTTACGCTTTATCGCCCAATTAAGTAAAAACTTATTAAATGAAAACTTTAGAGCCTTTATTTCTAAAGAAAGTAGTCAAGACAAATTGTATGAATTTTTTAAAGAAATTGATTTTAGTGTGAATAGAGATTAGGGAGGATTCACCATGAAAGTTGTCGGAGTATCAGCTTGTCCAACGGGCATTGCCCATACTTATATGGCCCAGGAAGCAATCGAAAAAGAAGCTAAAGCGAGAGGCTATGAATGCAAAGTGGAAACCCAAGGGAGCATGGGGATTGAAAATGAGTTAAGTCAAGAGGAAATTGATGCAGCGGATGTAGTTATTTTTGCAGTAGCCATTGAAGTTGAAGACGAAGAACGCTTTGAAGAAAAAGAAAATCAAAATAAAGTACTCACCGTAGAACCCGGTGAAGTCATTAAAAACCCTCAAGCTATCTTTGACCAATTAGAAGAATTATAGCTAGGGGGAGAAGAGAATGAAAGATAATAAAATTTGGAAAGACCTAAAGAAAGCTTTTAATACAGGTGTTTCCTATATGCTTCCCGCAGTGGTTGTGGGGGGGATCTTTTTAGCCGTTGCTTTATCAACGGGTACAGCGACAGACGCTGGTTTAGAAATCACCAATCCTTTCATGAGAAATTTGAACGAATTAGGGAATGCCGGCTTTGCCATGATGATCCCCTTGCTAGCAGGCTATATTGCCCATAGTCTGGCCGGTAAACCGGGCTTAGTGCCAGGGATGATTTTAGGGTATGTTGCTAATAATCCTATTGGCGCTAATCAAGTAAAAACGGGTTTTCTAGGAGCTATGATTCTAGGCGTCTTAGCGGGTTACTTTGTTCGTTGGGCTAAGACTTGGAAAGTTCCACAAATGTTAAAAACCATCATGCCTATCCTAATTGTTCCTATTGCAACGGTTTTTGTGATTGGGATGCTTTATGTCTACCTCATTGCTACTCCAATTGGAGCCTTTATGGATGCCTTAGTCAGATTACTATCAGATATGCAGGGAGGAAGTTCACTGCTTCTGGGAGTCTTGATTGGCGCTATGACAGCGGTTGATATGGGTGGACCAATTAATAAAACGGCCACAGCCTTTACCATCGCTCTCATGGCAGAAGGTGTTTATGCGCCAAATGGTGCCCATCGGATTGCTTGTGCAATTCCCCCGTTGGCCCTTGCTATTTCTACTTTTATTGATGGGAAGAAATATGACGAATCGGACCGGAATTTAGGTCTATCGACCTTCTTTATGGGCCTTATCGGCATCACTGAAGGGGCTATTCCCTTCGCTGTAAAAGATATGAAGAGTGTCTTACCGGCAATTATTATTGGTAGTGCAATAGGTGGTGCCATTGGAATGATGAATGGGGTTGAATGTTTAGTCCCTCATGGCGGCTTAATCGTCCTACCTGTTGTTAATGGTAAGCTCTGGTATACACTAGCTATTTTTATCGGCGCTATTGTTGCAGCAATCATTCTTCATTTCACTAAGAAAAATATCAATCAGGAAAATATTTAGCAAACACTCCCACAAATAACTGTAGGTACAATTAGGCCACAGTTATTGGTTGGGAGTTTGTTTTTAATAAGGAAGGGAGTAAGTCGATGACGGCAAAAAAACTATGCTTAGTTTGGGATTTAGATGACACCCTCTATCAAAAGAGTGATATTTTTAAGAAGGCTAATGAGAAATTTAAGGAGGTAAGACGGGACTTTGACCCTGATCAGCTCGATTATCAAGTATTTAAAAGGATGAGTAATCTAGCCTATGATCGAGCAGCTCAAGGGGATTACTCTAATCAAGAGATGTGGCGGGACCGCATTCAATTAGCTATGAAAGAAATAGGGATTCAAATAAGTGATGAGGAGGCTGATCACTGGCAACACTTATACAGTCAAAGTCAAGCGACCATGAGCCTTTCTCCCAAATTGGAACAAGTCTTTTATTGGTTGATTGATCAGGGCGTTCCTTTAGGGATTATTACTAATGGATTAAGTGACCGCCAATGGCAGAAAGCGCGCTATTTAGACCTAGGTCGCTGGTTTTCCTCAAATCGCATTGTTGTCTCGGGAGACATTGGTATCGAAAAGCCTGACCCGCGAATCTTTGATTATATGAAGCAAATTATTGGCGAAGATTATGATTATTGGTACATTGGTGACTCTTACCAGCATGATATTAGAGGGGCTCATGCTGCGGGCTGGCACAGCATCTGGTTAAATTACCATCAACAAGATCAAGCAGATAGCCAAGCCGACCTATCAGTAAACGATGAAGGCCAGCTACAGGCGGCGATTGAGAATTTGCTTAAATAAAAAATGATAGAATCCTTAAAATCACTTCAGTCATGGAGTGATTTTTCTTTGCCAAAAATGTATTGGGAGATGGTATACTTTAGGGTGGAGATAAAAGGGTTTTCATATAGAAAGGAGACTATCGAGAAAAGTTTAGCGCTATAATTTATTTATTATCAATAGAAAGAAGGATAGAAGGATGGCTAAGAAAGTTTTAGCGATCACTTCCTGCCCAACCGGAGTTGCTCATACCTATATGGCTGCCGAAAATTTGGAGGAAGCAGGGAAGAAAATGGGGGTTGACGTTAAGGTTGAAACCCATGGATCGATAGGTGTTGAAAATGATTTCACATATCAGGAAATTGAAGAAGCTGAAGGAATAATTATTGCAGCGGATACCGATATTGACAAGTCACGCTTTGCGGGGAAAAGAGTCATTGAAGTGGCTGTTAGACAAGGGATTGATCGCCCGGAAGAATTAATTCAATCCATCTTAGATGGCAAGGGCAAAGTAATGAAAGGTCAAGCCGTCAAAAGTGAAGAAAAAGAGGAAATGGGTGTTGGAAAAACTATCTACCGGAGTATCATGAATGGGGTTTCCTTTATGATTCCTTTTGTTGTTACCGGCGGGCTCCTCATTGCTATAGCCCTATCCCTAGGCGGAGAAGCGACTCCAGAAGGCTTCGTGATTCCTGAAGATAGTATTTGGTTCCATGTCAATAATATTGGTGGAGCAGCCATGTCCTTTATGGTTCCTATCCTAGCTGCTTATACGGCCTACGGAATTGCTGAACGTCCCGGTTTAGTACCAGGTATGGTCGGTGGTTATATTGCAGTCAATGGGAGCTTTTATGGGAGTGAAGCTAACACTGGATTTATTGGTGGTATTATTGCCGGTATTATTGCTGGTTACGTGGCTAAATGGATCAAATCGATCAAGGTGCCAAAGGCCATGCAAACAGTGATGCCCATTATCTTTATTCCGATTATTTCAAGTTTAGTGGTTGGATTTATCTTTATTTTCCTAATTGGAGCACCAATTGCCGCAATGTTTGATGCCATGACCCATTGGTTAGCTTCCCTACAAGGTAGTAGTAAGATCTTTTTGGGTGCCATTATTGGAGCAATGATTTCCTTCGACATGGGTGGTCCCTTTAATAAAACGGCCTTTCTTTTTGGTTCAGGCTTAATCGCTGAAGGATCCTATAGTGTCATGGGTGCCAATGCGGTAGCTATTTGTATCCCTCCACTAGCCATGGGGATTTCTGCACACCTCTATAAGAAGAAATTTACTGAAGTTGACCGGCAAACGGGTACAGCTTCCTTTTTAATGGGACTATTTGGGATTACTGAAGGAGCCATTCCTTTTGCTGCTCAAGACCCCTTCCGTGTGATTCCGTCTATCATGGGTGGTTCCATCGTTGGGGCTATCATTGCCATGATGACCGGTGTTGGCGACCACGTGGCTCATGGAGGCCCTATTGTTGCAGTGCTAGGAGCAGTGGATAATGTCGGCTGGTTTACTATTGCTGTTTTGATTGGGGTCGCTGTCAGTGTGGCCTTAATCGGACTATTGAAGCAAAATATTGCAGATAATCCGGGCCTGGCCACTGCTGAAGTTGAAAGTGCTGCAGCTAGTGAAAGTGATCAAGAAACGACAGAAAGCCAAGGAGCAGTAAACAGTATTCATGATTTAACGGATATTACTGAAGAACATTTAATGGATCTCAATCTTAAGGCAAGTACAAAAACTGAAGCCTTTAAGGAAATGTTAGCTTTTAAGGGAATCGATCAATTTATCAATGATAAGGAAACCGTCCTCGAAGCCCTAGAAGCCCGCGAAGCAGAGAGCACCACCGGAGTCGGTCAGCAATTAGCCATTCCCCACGCCAAATCAGCGGCAATTGACCAAGTAAAAGTGCTTTACGGTTATTCTGAAAAGGGGATCGACTGGGATAGTATGGACGGCCAACCCGCTAATATGGTCTTTATGATCTTAGTTCCTGAACACGAAAAAGGGAACACCCACCTCAAAATCTTACAAATGCTATCGCGGAAGCTAATGAATGATGATTTCCGGACTGCAGTGATGAATGCAAAGACAAAAGAAGAACTCTATCAATTGTTTAAAGAAATCACAGTAGAATAGACCCTGCTGATTGATAGTTAGTGAGTCAGTAATAAAGGAGAAACAAGCGTTATGGATGTTATATTTTTACAAGCTGCCCTGCATGAAAAAATTTGGGGTGGGACCAAGTTACGTGATGACTATCATTTTGATATTCCCTCTGAGACAACAGGGGAAGCATGGGTAATCAGTGCCCATCCTAATGGGCCAGCAACCGTTATTGGAGGAGAATTTGCTGGTTTAACTCTGCAAGAGCTCTATGATAAAGAACCTGAACTCTTTGGCAGAAAAGAGGGTGGGAAATTCCCTTTATTGGTAAAAATTATCGATGCTAAGGATGACC
This genomic window from Aerococcus sp. Group 1 contains:
- the hxlA gene encoding 3-hexulose-6-phosphate synthase, with amino-acid sequence MTAKLQLALDDISLEKGLELVKQVKDYIDIVEIGTPFMMEYGMEAVRQVKAAVPEVEVLCDAKIMDAGYLEAKETFDAGADYVTVLGVTDNLTIKDVVKAAKEANAKVMVDMITITDIAKRVAEVEELGVDVVAVHTGVDAQAAGRTPLEDLAEMSKHVDNTVTAVAGGIKVDTVADYMQYNPQIIIVGGGILHADDPVQAAKELKEQMEA
- the hxlB gene encoding 6-phospho-3-hexuloisomerase, giving the protein MSAKNYVKEILEELLHNVAYENDDQLNDLVEAILKANHIFLTGAGRSGVGIRGFANRLMHLGFSVSVIGEITNPHTHEGDLLIVGSGSGETDSLVSTAKKAKKNGVKIAILTMDVESTIAKLADVVVLLPGVSPKLQHSGMDITSIQPMGSAFEQLLFLTGDGIILELMDRTGETSDSMFARHADLE
- a CDS encoding PTS sugar transporter subunit IIA, with the protein product MENQIDAIVPQAMILLDEEVENRDAAIHHLVSQAKEANLVNDVKQMEEAVLAREAEVSTAVGYQVAIPHGKSEAVNRPFIGFLRLKDTMLWNDSDEVKLIFLIGVPESNVDNIHLRFIAQLSKNLLNENFRAFISKESSQDKLYEFFKEIDFSVNRD
- a CDS encoding PTS fructose transporter subunit IIB, translated to MKVVGVSACPTGIAHTYMAQEAIEKEAKARGYECKVETQGSMGIENELSQEEIDAADVVIFAVAIEVEDEERFEEKENQNKVLTVEPGEVIKNPQAIFDQLEEL
- a CDS encoding PTS fructose transporter subunit IIC; translation: MKDNKIWKDLKKAFNTGVSYMLPAVVVGGIFLAVALSTGTATDAGLEITNPFMRNLNELGNAGFAMMIPLLAGYIAHSLAGKPGLVPGMILGYVANNPIGANQVKTGFLGAMILGVLAGYFVRWAKTWKVPQMLKTIMPILIVPIATVFVIGMLYVYLIATPIGAFMDALVRLLSDMQGGSSLLLGVLIGAMTAVDMGGPINKTATAFTIALMAEGVYAPNGAHRIACAIPPLALAISTFIDGKKYDESDRNLGLSTFFMGLIGITEGAIPFAVKDMKSVLPAIIIGSAIGGAIGMMNGVECLVPHGGLIVLPVVNGKLWYTLAIFIGAIVAAIILHFTKKNINQENI
- a CDS encoding HAD family hydrolase, producing MTAKKLCLVWDLDDTLYQKSDIFKKANEKFKEVRRDFDPDQLDYQVFKRMSNLAYDRAAQGDYSNQEMWRDRIQLAMKEIGIQISDEEADHWQHLYSQSQATMSLSPKLEQVFYWLIDQGVPLGIITNGLSDRQWQKARYLDLGRWFSSNRIVVSGDIGIEKPDPRIFDYMKQIIGEDYDYWYIGDSYQHDIRGAHAAGWHSIWLNYHQQDQADSQADLSVNDEGQLQAAIENLLK
- a CDS encoding fructose-specific PTS transporter subunit EIIC; translation: MAKKVLAITSCPTGVAHTYMAAENLEEAGKKMGVDVKVETHGSIGVENDFTYQEIEEAEGIIIAADTDIDKSRFAGKRVIEVAVRQGIDRPEELIQSILDGKGKVMKGQAVKSEEKEEMGVGKTIYRSIMNGVSFMIPFVVTGGLLIAIALSLGGEATPEGFVIPEDSIWFHVNNIGGAAMSFMVPILAAYTAYGIAERPGLVPGMVGGYIAVNGSFYGSEANTGFIGGIIAGIIAGYVAKWIKSIKVPKAMQTVMPIIFIPIISSLVVGFIFIFLIGAPIAAMFDAMTHWLASLQGSSKIFLGAIIGAMISFDMGGPFNKTAFLFGSGLIAEGSYSVMGANAVAICIPPLAMGISAHLYKKKFTEVDRQTGTASFLMGLFGITEGAIPFAAQDPFRVIPSIMGGSIVGAIIAMMTGVGDHVAHGGPIVAVLGAVDNVGWFTIAVLIGVAVSVALIGLLKQNIADNPGLATAEVESAAASESDQETTESQGAVNSIHDLTDITEEHLMDLNLKASTKTEAFKEMLAFKGIDQFINDKETVLEALEAREAESTTGVGQQLAIPHAKSAAIDQVKVLYGYSEKGIDWDSMDGQPANMVFMILVPEHEKGNTHLKILQMLSRKLMNDDFRTAVMNAKTKEELYQLFKEITVE